In Oscillatoria acuminata PCC 6304, a single window of DNA contains:
- a CDS encoding efflux RND transporter periplasmic adaptor subunit, whose translation MRSPNYSNLTPTLLAAILLVMTPAAVLAHPGHGNEFEGGGDVSAPTGGIEVDSQTLERMGILVEPVQQAVMDVGIKVTGQIETLPNETVEVTAPVAGKIIQLLVQPGDAVQAGNAVAILSSPELAALRVDALQKQAEAESNLKQAEANWQLAQQNYQRQVTIADAEIAQAEQQVATAQSRSERDQNLVEERGVLTAAEEGYRRQVELAESEIATAQKQVEIAQSRYEGDRQLVEEGGVLSIARENYQRQMELAEAEIAQAETELGVAQERFERDQELVEQGAIPRRQMLDSEAQFAAAKSAVKRAQSRLGQLQAESEVKRAEIDLPLRDLRESEELLARSQTELARAQSRLGQLQAQADVKRAEADLPLRDLRESEDLLAQARGQLTRARSRQGVIAAEAELKRADAELQAAKSQVNLSDRTYQTRLNQLNITPDEQGTVTVTSPITGIVAHREITPGQSVEAAGTSLMKIQNQALVGAIANLYEKDLQQVKIGQPVNITVASFPNRIFTGRIDYIASDVQGESRVIPVRAEVDNIGGELKPGMFAELEIATDRTSEMVTSIPESAIVEVNNLPVVYVQNGQQFQPVEVRLGQQFGERIEVKGGLFAGDRIVIEGAMQLYAQSLRGGSNSSHDHPEETETNQMNAAGLIQWGWLPVGGAIAGVAFWLGRRSKPMPKSTAPYPTFPSEIGEFSETAIDVMPKS comes from the coding sequence ATGCGATCGCCTAATTACTCTAACCTAACCCCGACCCTACTGGCTGCTATCCTACTTGTGATGACGCCTGCGGCAGTTTTAGCCCATCCTGGACATGGAAATGAGTTTGAAGGGGGTGGCGATGTTAGCGCACCGACGGGGGGAATTGAAGTCGATTCTCAAACCCTGGAACGCATGGGAATTTTAGTGGAACCCGTGCAACAAGCAGTGATGGATGTCGGAATCAAAGTCACGGGACAAATTGAAACCTTACCCAATGAAACCGTAGAAGTAACTGCACCAGTCGCCGGTAAAATTATTCAATTATTAGTCCAACCGGGAGATGCCGTTCAAGCGGGAAATGCTGTGGCAATTTTGTCCAGTCCAGAATTAGCAGCTTTGCGAGTCGATGCACTTCAAAAACAGGCAGAAGCCGAATCTAATCTCAAGCAAGCTGAGGCAAATTGGCAATTAGCCCAACAAAATTATCAACGACAGGTAACAATCGCTGATGCAGAAATTGCCCAAGCGGAACAGCAAGTGGCAACGGCTCAATCTCGCTCTGAACGGGACCAGAATTTGGTCGAGGAACGAGGAGTATTAACCGCCGCAGAAGAAGGGTATCGCCGCCAAGTGGAATTAGCGGAATCGGAAATTGCTACAGCGCAGAAACAAGTAGAAATTGCTCAGTCTCGCTATGAAGGCGATCGGCAGTTAGTAGAAGAAGGGGGAGTGCTATCCATTGCCCGAGAAAACTATCAGCGGCAAATGGAACTGGCAGAAGCCGAAATTGCCCAAGCAGAAACAGAATTAGGGGTTGCTCAAGAACGGTTTGAACGGGATCAGGAATTAGTCGAACAAGGGGCAATTCCACGCCGTCAAATGCTGGATTCTGAGGCCCAGTTTGCGGCAGCAAAATCCGCAGTTAAACGCGCTCAAAGTCGGTTAGGGCAACTGCAAGCCGAATCTGAAGTCAAACGGGCCGAAATCGATTTACCCTTAAGAGACTTGCGGGAATCTGAAGAATTATTAGCGCGATCGCAAACCGAATTAGCCCGCGCTCAAAGCCGCTTAGGACAACTGCAAGCCCAAGCGGATGTGAAACGGGCTGAAGCCGATTTACCGTTAAGAGATTTACGGGAATCGGAAGATTTATTAGCCCAAGCAAGAGGGCAACTGACTCGGGCGAGAAGTCGCCAAGGGGTGATTGCAGCAGAAGCCGAATTAAAACGCGCTGATGCAGAATTACAAGCCGCAAAATCTCAGGTTAACTTGAGCGATCGCACCTATCAAACTCGCCTCAACCAGTTAAATATTACGCCAGATGAACAGGGAACCGTTACTGTCACGTCTCCAATTACCGGCATAGTTGCTCACCGAGAGATTACTCCGGGTCAATCGGTGGAGGCAGCCGGAACAAGTTTAATGAAAATTCAAAATCAAGCGCTGGTGGGTGCGATCGCTAATTTATATGAAAAAGATTTACAACAGGTCAAAATCGGGCAACCAGTCAATATCACAGTCGCGAGTTTTCCCAATCGAATTTTTACGGGAAGAATTGATTATATTGCCTCCGATGTCCAAGGGGAAAGCCGCGTAATTCCGGTGAGGGCGGAAGTAGATAATATCGGGGGAGAATTAAAACCGGGAATGTTTGCTGAGTTAGAAATTGCGACAGATAGAACCAGTGAAATGGTGACCAGTATTCCCGAAAGTGCCATTGTAGAGGTTAATAATTTGCCGGTGGTGTATGTCCAAAATGGACAGCAATTTCAGCCGGTTGAGGTGAGACTCGGACAACAATTTGGAGAGCGAATTGAGGTCAAGGGTGGATTATTTGCAGGCGATCGCATTGTCATCGAAGGGGCCATGCAACTCTACGCCCAATCCCTCCGAGGTGGCAGTAATAGCAGCCATGATCACCCGGAAGAAACCGAGACAAACCAGATGAATGCAGCAGGATTAATACAGTGGGGATGGCTACCTGTTGGAGGGGCGATCGCAGGGGTGGCATTTTGGTTAGGACGGCGCAGTAAACCAATGCCTAAATCAACCGCCCCCTATCCTACTTTTCCCTCAGAAATAGGTGAGTTTTCCGAGACAGCTATAGATGTAATGCCTAAGTCCTAA
- a CDS encoding Shedu immune nuclease family protein, translating to MKSFEAIEFSPSQCAIQLGQFKNLLQKKKDLSERDDILPFFKRRKDLSALLGSLHPKIYKYDRLAFEYNLFGDFVVDLAIGDSTRKSYCFVEFESAKDNSIFVSKTGKTTPEWSPTFERGYSQIVDWFWKLNDMERTDEFENRFNGKNIKYVGVLVVGRNEYLEPRELKRLKWRQENTRVNSKEIYCLTFDELYEDLSVRLNTYLSI from the coding sequence ATGAAAAGTTTTGAAGCCATAGAATTTTCTCCCAGCCAATGTGCGATTCAATTGGGACAATTCAAAAACTTACTCCAAAAGAAAAAAGACCTATCCGAACGGGATGACATTTTACCTTTTTTTAAAAGGCGAAAGGACTTGTCTGCATTACTTGGCAGTTTACATCCCAAAATATATAAATATGATAGACTGGCCTTTGAGTATAATCTTTTTGGCGATTTTGTTGTGGACTTAGCCATTGGAGATTCAACGAGAAAATCCTACTGTTTTGTCGAATTTGAGAGCGCTAAAGACAATAGTATATTTGTTTCTAAAACCGGAAAAACGACTCCGGAATGGTCTCCCACATTTGAACGAGGCTACAGCCAGATTGTAGATTGGTTTTGGAAGCTGAACGATATGGAAAGAACTGATGAGTTTGAAAACCGATTTAATGGCAAAAATATAAAATATGTGGGAGTGCTAGTTGTCGGCAGAAATGAATATTTAGAACCCAGAGAATTAAAAAGGCTGAAGTGGCGTCAGGAAAATACAAGAGTCAATTCTAAAGAAATCTACTGCCTGACGTTCGATGAACTCTATGAAGATTTATCGGTTCGCCTGAATACCTATCTGAGTATTTAA
- a CDS encoding CusA/CzcA family heavy metal efflux RND transporter, producing the protein MLNGILKWSIAQRWLVVIGAIIVTILGIHTISQMPLDVFPNFAPPQVEIQTEAPGLAPEEVESLVTYPIESAINGTPGLETVRSASGVGLSVVKVIFKWGTDEYQARQLVTERLQQAASQLPQGVETPQISPMSSPIGTIIQYAFTVTGEGETTLMGLREWVDRDIINRLLAVRGVTQAIAYGGDVRQYQVLADPIQLQAYNVSLTQVREAAEAANTNAAGGFLQSPDRELIIRGIGRIESLEDLKKSVVTSRNGTPILLEDVAEVKIGAALKRGDGSVNGQSAVVVVVNKQPLADTPTVTKAVEEAIAELQPSLPPDVNVMVTFRQSDFIDASIKNVRNSLRDGIIIVSIILFLFLMNWRTAVITLSAIPLSLIIGLMVMNLFGQAINTMTLGGLAVAIGSVVDDSIVDMENCYRGLRKNQAAGNPIPPLQVVYDTSVEVRVSVLFSTVIIAVVFAPIFTLTGVEGRIFAPMGVAYLVSIFASTFVALTLSPALCAFLLASQSLPEEDTWVSRVAERLYRPLLRVSIQWPSLVLGIATAAFIASLIVLPSLGRVFLPEFQERSLVNAMVLYPGVSLEMTNRAGLAMQDALKDDPRFSWVQLRSGRAPGDSDAGGVTLGHLDVELSDLGIQDREGAIAKLREEFEKLPGVAPSIGGFISHRMDEVLSGVRSAIAVKVFGPELPELRTLGAQVRDLMRDIPGVVDLQLEPQVPIRQVQIHFDRPAAARYGLTVGHLSDTLETALNGRVVSQVLEQQQLFDLVVWLKEDFRNNLDTLRNLLVDTPNGTKIPLAQVARIDYGTGPNTINRENVSRLIVVSANVSGRDLGSVVDEIRDKVRESVQLPGGYFIQYGGQFESEQRASQNLLIFGSLALIVIGIFMYFAVKSLASTVMIMLNLPLAITGGIFSVALGGGVLSVASMVGFITLFGVATRNGLLLVDNYNSKLAEGMPLKSVIFQGSRERLTAILMTALTSALGMLPLATGTGAGKEILQPLAVVVLGGLFSSTALTLLVIPALYSQFGQRLKPKKVSIQISEERFDEGVKPVTNS; encoded by the coding sequence ATGCTTAATGGTATTCTGAAATGGTCGATCGCCCAGCGGTGGTTAGTCGTGATTGGAGCGATAATTGTCACAATTTTGGGCATTCATACCATTTCCCAAATGCCCTTAGATGTGTTTCCCAATTTTGCTCCTCCCCAAGTGGAAATTCAAACGGAAGCCCCTGGATTAGCCCCGGAAGAGGTGGAATCTTTGGTCACTTATCCGATTGAAAGCGCCATTAATGGAACTCCCGGATTAGAAACCGTGCGATCGGCTTCGGGAGTCGGACTATCGGTGGTGAAAGTGATTTTTAAATGGGGGACTGATGAGTATCAAGCGCGGCAATTAGTCACCGAACGATTGCAGCAAGCAGCCAGTCAATTACCCCAAGGGGTGGAAACGCCACAAATTTCGCCCATGTCTTCTCCAATTGGGACAATTATTCAATATGCCTTTACGGTGACGGGAGAGGGAGAAACGACTTTAATGGGGTTAAGAGAATGGGTCGATCGCGATATTATTAATCGGTTGCTGGCTGTCCGAGGGGTGACTCAAGCCATTGCCTATGGCGGCGATGTTCGGCAATATCAGGTTTTAGCTGACCCGATACAATTACAGGCTTATAATGTGTCTTTAACTCAAGTTAGAGAGGCAGCAGAAGCAGCGAATACTAATGCTGCCGGTGGTTTTTTACAAAGTCCTGACCGGGAATTAATTATCCGAGGAATTGGTCGGATTGAATCCCTAGAAGATTTAAAAAAATCCGTGGTTACCTCCCGCAATGGGACACCGATTCTGTTAGAAGATGTGGCAGAGGTTAAAATTGGGGCGGCCTTGAAACGGGGCGATGGGAGTGTGAATGGACAATCTGCGGTGGTGGTGGTGGTGAATAAGCAACCCCTGGCGGATACTCCCACGGTAACGAAAGCAGTGGAGGAGGCGATCGCAGAACTACAGCCGAGTTTACCCCCCGATGTCAATGTGATGGTCACGTTTCGGCAATCGGACTTTATTGATGCTTCGATTAAAAATGTTCGCAACTCCCTCAGAGATGGAATTATTATTGTTTCGATTATTTTGTTTTTGTTTTTAATGAATTGGCGCACTGCCGTGATTACCTTGAGTGCCATTCCCTTATCCCTAATTATTGGATTAATGGTGATGAATCTCTTCGGTCAAGCGATTAATACCATGACCTTAGGGGGACTGGCGGTCGCCATTGGGTCCGTGGTAGATGACTCCATTGTAGATATGGAAAACTGCTACAGAGGGTTACGGAAAAATCAAGCGGCAGGGAATCCAATTCCTCCGCTTCAAGTGGTTTATGATACTTCTGTAGAAGTGCGGGTCAGTGTATTATTTTCTACGGTAATTATTGCGGTGGTGTTTGCGCCTATTTTTACCTTAACTGGGGTTGAAGGGCGGATTTTTGCCCCGATGGGAGTGGCCTATTTAGTGTCAATTTTTGCCTCTACTTTTGTGGCATTGACTCTATCTCCGGCCTTATGTGCATTTTTATTAGCCTCTCAATCCTTACCGGAGGAAGATACCTGGGTTTCACGAGTGGCGGAACGACTGTATCGGCCTTTATTGCGGGTTTCAATTCAATGGCCGAGTCTGGTTTTAGGGATAGCTACGGCGGCATTTATTGCTTCTTTGATTGTCTTGCCTTCCCTGGGACGGGTGTTTTTACCGGAGTTTCAGGAACGCTCTTTAGTGAATGCAATGGTGCTCTATCCGGGAGTGTCTTTAGAAATGACTAATCGGGCGGGATTAGCGATGCAAGATGCCTTGAAAGATGACCCTCGGTTTAGTTGGGTACAGTTGCGATCGGGACGAGCACCGGGAGATTCTGATGCTGGGGGGGTAACTTTGGGACATTTGGATGTGGAGTTGAGTGATTTAGGGATACAAGATCGGGAGGGGGCGATCGCCAAGTTACGGGAAGAATTCGAGAAATTACCGGGTGTTGCCCCCAGTATTGGCGGATTTATCTCACACCGCATGGATGAAGTCCTCTCTGGGGTCAGAAGTGCGATCGCCGTCAAAGTCTTCGGTCCCGAACTCCCGGAACTCCGCACTCTGGGGGCGCAAGTCCGCGATCTGATGCGGGATATTCCCGGGGTGGTAGACTTGCAACTCGAACCTCAAGTGCCCATCCGTCAGGTGCAAATTCACTTCGATCGCCCTGCTGCTGCCCGCTATGGATTAACCGTGGGTCACTTGTCAGACACCCTGGAAACTGCCTTGAATGGACGGGTGGTTTCCCAAGTCCTGGAACAACAACAATTATTCGATTTGGTCGTCTGGTTAAAAGAAGACTTTCGCAACAATTTAGACACCCTTCGCAACTTATTAGTGGATACCCCTAACGGTACAAAAATTCCCCTCGCCCAAGTTGCCCGGATTGATTATGGCACGGGTCCTAATACCATTAACCGGGAAAATGTTTCGCGTTTAATTGTTGTTTCGGCCAATGTCTCGGGAAGAGATTTAGGTAGTGTTGTAGATGAAATTCGGGACAAGGTTCGCGAATCCGTGCAACTTCCGGGGGGATATTTTATCCAATATGGGGGACAATTTGAATCGGAACAACGGGCAAGTCAAAATTTACTGATTTTTGGCTCATTAGCCCTGATTGTGATTGGAATTTTCATGTATTTTGCCGTAAAATCTCTGGCGAGTACGGTAATGATTATGCTCAATCTTCCCTTAGCGATTACCGGCGGAATCTTTTCTGTTGCCTTGGGTGGTGGCGTTCTCTCGGTAGCTTCGATGGTGGGATTTATTACCTTGTTTGGGGTGGCCACTCGCAATGGGCTGTTATTGGTGGATAATTATAATTCTAAGCTGGCTGAAGGAATGCCGCTCAAATCGGTAATTTTTCAGGGTTCAAGGGAACGGTTGACGGCAATTTTAATGACGGCTTTAACTTCAGCGTTAGGGATGTTACCCTTGGCGACTGGAACCGGGGCCGGGAAGGAGATTTTACAACCGTTGGCGGTGGTTGTTTTGGGGGGATTATTTAGTTCCACGGCGTTAACCTTGTTGGTAATTCCGGCACTTTATTCCCAATTTGGCCAAAGGTTAAAGCCGAAAAAAGTTTCTATACAAATTAGCGAGGAACGGTTTGATGAGGGAGTGAAACCCGTTACGAATTCTTAA
- a CDS encoding RNA recognition motif domain-containing protein, translated as MSIYVGNLSYEVTQEDLNAVFAEYGSVKRVNLPTDRETGRVRGFAFVEMATETEETAAIEALDGAEWMGRDMKVNKAKPREDRGSFGGGGGGGGRGGRRNNFSQGY; from the coding sequence ATGTCTATTTACGTTGGTAATCTTTCTTATGAAGTTACCCAAGAAGATCTAAACGCCGTATTTGCAGAATATGGCTCGGTTAAGCGCGTGAATCTGCCCACCGACCGGGAAACGGGCCGGGTGCGTGGCTTTGCTTTTGTGGAAATGGCCACTGAAACTGAAGAAACCGCTGCGATTGAAGCCCTTGATGGGGCTGAGTGGATGGGGCGCGATATGAAAGTCAACAAAGCCAAACCCCGTGAAGACCGAGGTTCCTTTGGTGGCGGCGGTGGCGGCGGCGGTCGTGGTGGCCGTCGCAACAACTTCTCTCAAGGCTACTAA
- a CDS encoding tetratricopeptide repeat protein — protein MSKFITCARGLEVEFFFRKGLSLSEAGNYTGAIASYDKALELDPNADEIWYCRGNALYNLGRTNPAIKSYDMALELNPGCYQALINRGNALDDSGRHQEAVESYDRVLRLKPDHHRTWNNRGIALGNLGKYDEAIASYDRAIEFKPDYSRAWYHRGLALKSMGLTEKTLACYDKALASQPDFYEVWNNRGNTLYLLKRYSEAISSYDKAVQSFPNYHWAWYNRGVVLQELNRNEEAIVSLDKAVTLNPKNAEAWYYRALALEALDCTRSAAASYDKAYELKPNLSIESPTR, from the coding sequence ATGTCAAAGTTCATAACTTGTGCTAGGGGCCTAGAGGTCGAGTTTTTCTTTCGGAAAGGATTGAGCCTGAGTGAAGCGGGAAACTATACCGGAGCGATCGCCAGCTACGACAAAGCTCTCGAACTAGACCCCAATGCCGATGAAATCTGGTACTGTCGCGGCAATGCGCTGTACAACTTGGGGCGGACTAATCCTGCCATCAAAAGCTACGACATGGCGCTAGAGCTAAATCCGGGCTGTTATCAGGCTCTGATCAATCGTGGCAACGCCCTCGATGACAGCGGACGCCACCAGGAAGCGGTGGAGAGCTACGATCGCGTCTTACGGCTCAAACCCGATCATCATCGCACCTGGAATAATCGTGGCATTGCTCTCGGGAACTTGGGTAAATATGACGAAGCGATCGCCAGCTATGATCGGGCGATCGAGTTCAAACCGGACTATTCCCGCGCCTGGTATCATCGAGGACTGGCCCTCAAAAGCATGGGACTCACGGAAAAAACCTTAGCCTGTTATGACAAAGCCCTCGCCTCACAACCGGACTTCTACGAAGTGTGGAACAATCGTGGGAACACTTTATACTTGTTAAAGCGATATTCCGAAGCGATCTCCAGTTACGACAAAGCCGTACAATCCTTCCCCAACTATCATTGGGCTTGGTACAATCGCGGCGTTGTTCTACAAGAACTCAACCGCAATGAAGAGGCGATCGTCAGTCTCGATAAAGCAGTCACCCTCAACCCGAAAAATGCTGAAGCCTGGTATTATCGGGCCTTAGCCCTAGAAGCCTTAGACTGCACCCGTAGCGCTGCCGCCAGTTATGATAAAGCCTACGAACTCAAACCGAATCTCAGTATCGAGTCCCCGACCCGCTAA
- the cbiD gene encoding cobalt-precorrin-5B (C(1))-methyltransferase CbiD, with translation MAKTGYTLPVFAVAAAKAALMVLSPGSEAPKTVTLDLMPELVEIPIYQVAQLDGTSALGITRSDPGDNLDLTRNTPIWARVTWTPRQSQPLILEAGEGLGKTETGEPAIYHYARQLFERNLFPLIPEDQTLIVSIILPEGRQLASRTSNAAFGILEGLALLGTSGISQPLSAADHLDEFRQILQGKVKNSPHLTFCIGNNGLGVAQRLGIPESAIVQTGNWIGALLVEAGLRGAQSVLLLGYQGKLIKLAGGIFNTSSHIADAKLEILSAAVVRAGGDLATVEAVLQAKTADAAYFAIKERGLAEVVFNNLAEKISYKAQNYVKKYADTALEVGTILFNRQGEIITQNNPSLWQWEGTASGFRGW, from the coding sequence ATGGCAAAAACCGGCTACACCCTACCCGTTTTCGCCGTGGCTGCGGCGAAAGCGGCCCTGATGGTGCTGTCTCCCGGTTCAGAGGCCCCAAAAACGGTCACCCTTGACTTGATGCCCGAACTTGTCGAGATTCCCATCTACCAAGTCGCCCAACTCGATGGCACTTCCGCCCTAGGCATCACCCGAAGCGATCCGGGGGATAACCTGGACTTGACTCGAAATACTCCCATTTGGGCTAGGGTCACATGGACCCCCCGCCAAAGCCAACCCTTAATCTTAGAAGCCGGTGAAGGATTAGGCAAAACCGAAACGGGAGAACCCGCCATTTATCACTATGCGCGCCAACTCTTTGAGCGAAATTTATTTCCCTTAATTCCTGAAGATCAAACCCTAATTGTCTCCATCATTTTACCCGAAGGACGGCAACTCGCCAGCCGGACTTCTAATGCTGCCTTTGGCATTTTAGAGGGACTTGCCTTACTCGGAACCAGTGGGATTTCTCAACCCCTCTCTGCCGCTGACCATCTCGATGAATTTCGGCAAATTTTGCAGGGCAAAGTTAAAAATTCCCCTCATTTAACCTTTTGCATTGGCAATAATGGTCTCGGGGTGGCCCAACGGTTAGGCATTCCCGAATCGGCGATCGTCCAAACAGGAAATTGGATCGGGGCGCTGTTGGTTGAAGCCGGATTGCGCGGTGCCCAATCGGTTCTGCTTTTGGGATATCAGGGAAAATTGATTAAATTAGCTGGGGGAATTTTTAATACTTCCAGCCATATTGCCGATGCCAAATTAGAGATTCTCAGTGCCGCAGTGGTGCGCGCAGGGGGAGATTTGGCGACGGTAGAAGCAGTTTTACAGGCTAAAACTGCCGATGCTGCTTATTTTGCAATTAAAGAACGAGGACTGGCTGAGGTAGTTTTTAATAATTTAGCGGAAAAAATCAGTTATAAGGCTCAGAATTATGTTAAAAAATATGCCGATACTGCTTTAGAAGTTGGCACGATTTTATTTAACCGCCAAGGGGAAATTATTACTCAAAATAACCCCTCTTTGTGGCAATGGGAGGGGACCGCAAGTGGATTTAGGGGGTGGTAG
- a CDS encoding YidH family protein yields MTQDKIDRQREHQANERTFLAWLRTSIGMIGFGFAIARFGLFLRELQASVTGEPDSVPAIAIDSQTLGVALVIMGIIFIPLSVWRYNRVFQQIEFSAYRPSRWMVWLTAATVMIVGVLTIPFVLLRHSSREPIPQFQRQSRESVMGDRDRRL; encoded by the coding sequence ATGACTCAGGACAAAATAGACCGACAGCGAGAACATCAAGCCAATGAACGGACGTTTTTAGCTTGGTTGCGGACTTCCATTGGCATGATTGGCTTTGGATTTGCGATCGCCCGTTTTGGTCTATTTTTACGGGAGTTACAAGCTAGTGTGACGGGTGAACCGGACTCTGTACCGGCGATCGCCATTGATTCCCAAACCCTGGGGGTGGCATTGGTAATTATGGGAATTATTTTTATTCCCCTCTCCGTTTGGCGCTACAATCGAGTCTTTCAACAAATCGAATTTAGCGCCTATCGTCCAAGTCGCTGGATGGTCTGGTTAACGGCAGCAACGGTGATGATTGTCGGGGTTCTGACGATTCCCTTCGTGTTGTTGCGACATTCTTCTAGGGAACCGATACCTCAGTTTCAGCGCCAAAGTCGGGAGAGTGTGATGGGCGATCGCGATCGTCGGTTGTAA
- a CDS encoding YajQ family cyclic di-GMP-binding protein — MASTYSFDIVSDFDRQELVNTIDQTNREITSRYDLKDTNTTVELGDDEIVINTNSNMTLEAVQSVLQQKAVKRNLSLKIFEYGKEETASGNRIRQVIKLKKGIAQEVGKQITKLLRDELKKVQGSIQGDAVRVSSKSKDDLQEAMQLIKQEDWPVALQFTNYR; from the coding sequence ATGGCTTCAACCTATTCATTTGATATTGTCAGCGATTTCGATCGCCAGGAACTCGTTAATACGATTGACCAAACCAATCGGGAAATTACCAGTCGTTACGACCTGAAAGATACCAATACCACGGTTGAACTCGGGGATGATGAAATTGTCATCAATACTAATAGCAATATGACCTTAGAGGCGGTTCAGTCGGTACTGCAACAAAAGGCGGTTAAGCGGAATTTGTCGTTGAAAATTTTTGAGTATGGCAAGGAAGAAACCGCCAGTGGTAACCGCATTCGTCAGGTGATTAAGCTCAAAAAAGGCATCGCCCAAGAGGTGGGTAAACAAATCACGAAGTTACTTCGAGATGAGTTGAAGAAGGTTCAAGGCTCAATTCAAGGGGATGCGGTGCGGGTTTCTAGTAAGTCGAAAGATGATTTGCAAGAAGCGATGCAGTTGATTAAACAGGAAGATTGGCCGGTCGCGTTACAGTTTACCAACTATCGGTAA
- a CDS encoding carotenoid oxygenase family protein: MKTISKPENREKSWTRAIASPAQEFPSTPLKIIAGTLPPGLRGALYRNGPARLTRGENRVGHWFDGDGAILGVHFTGRDSRALYRYVQTAGYQAEEAEGRLQFAGYGTLPPGPFWERFRKGMKNPANTSVIALPDKLLALWEGGHPHGLDLETLETFGLDNLDGLEPNWGYSAHPKRDPQTGEIYNFGVSPGKNTQLHVYRSNKQGQIQQQAAFDLDGMPLIHDFVMAGPYLIFVIPPVRMSALPVLLHLKSFSDSLTWHPELGTQILVIDRSSLELVSRGEAEPWYQWHFGNGAVNGSGEISLDVVRYQDFQTNQYLKEFATLETETAAKGTLCRVRVNPQTGKVMETETMIDRHCEFPSVDFREVGQEWRYTYLSLQRKGVELGREPVGAIGRFDYQTGHLTEAPIPENCYPSEPIYAPDGDRAEQGWVLTVVYDANQHQSQVWIFDGDRLDEEPECRLGLPGVIPLGFHGTWNSGS, encoded by the coding sequence ATGAAAACTATTAGTAAGCCGGAAAACCGAGAGAAAAGTTGGACCCGGGCGATCGCCTCCCCCGCCCAGGAATTTCCCTCCACTCCCCTCAAAATCATCGCCGGAACCCTCCCCCCCGGATTGCGCGGAGCCCTCTACCGCAATGGTCCAGCCCGTCTCACCCGAGGGGAAAACCGCGTGGGACATTGGTTTGATGGGGATGGAGCAATTTTAGGCGTTCATTTTACCGGCAGAGACAGCCGCGCCCTTTACCGCTACGTCCAAACCGCCGGATATCAAGCGGAAGAAGCCGAGGGCCGCCTGCAATTTGCTGGATATGGCACTCTTCCCCCGGGACCCTTCTGGGAAAGATTTCGCAAGGGGATGAAAAATCCTGCCAATACCTCGGTGATTGCCTTGCCAGACAAACTTTTAGCCCTCTGGGAAGGGGGACATCCCCACGGATTAGATTTAGAAACCCTAGAAACCTTCGGACTGGACAACTTAGACGGATTGGAACCGAACTGGGGCTATTCCGCCCACCCCAAACGGGACCCCCAAACCGGGGAAATCTATAATTTTGGCGTTTCCCCTGGAAAAAACACCCAACTGCACGTTTACCGCAGCAACAAGCAGGGCCAAATCCAACAACAGGCCGCTTTTGACTTGGATGGAATGCCACTAATCCATGATTTTGTCATGGCGGGACCCTATTTAATTTTTGTGATTCCCCCGGTACGGATGTCGGCGTTACCCGTCCTGTTGCACCTGAAAAGTTTTAGCGACTCCTTAACCTGGCATCCCGAGTTAGGGACTCAAATATTAGTAATTGACCGTTCTAGTTTAGAACTGGTGAGTCGGGGGGAAGCGGAACCCTGGTATCAGTGGCATTTTGGCAATGGTGCGGTGAATGGCAGTGGAGAGATTAGCTTGGATGTGGTGCGCTATCAGGATTTTCAGACGAATCAATATCTCAAAGAATTTGCCACCTTGGAGACGGAGACAGCAGCCAAAGGGACCCTCTGCCGAGTCCGAGTGAATCCCCAGACTGGAAAAGTGATGGAGACAGAGACCATGATAGATCGCCACTGTGAGTTTCCCTCGGTAGATTTCCGAGAAGTGGGACAGGAGTGGCGCTATACCTATTTATCCTTGCAGCGAAAGGGAGTGGAGTTAGGGAGAGAACCCGTCGGGGCGATCGGGCGTTTCGACTATCAAACCGGCCATCTGACCGAGGCCCCTATTCCAGAGAACTGTTATCCGAGTGAACCGATTTATGCACCAGATGGCGATCGGGCTGAACAAGGGTGGGTGTTAACGGTGGTTTATGATGCCAACCAGCATCAAAGTCAGGTGTGGATTTTTGATGGCGATCGGTTGGATGAGGAACCGGAATGTCGGTTAGGGTTACCGGGGGTGATTCCGTTAGGGTTTCATGGGACTTGGAATTCGGGAAGTTAG